One Heptranchias perlo isolate sHepPer1 chromosome 2, sHepPer1.hap1, whole genome shotgun sequence DNA segment encodes these proteins:
- the rpa3 gene encoding replication protein A 14 kDa subunit isoform X1, giving the protein MTYSLGQQLYNDFTIDYNPEQLSWYSGRGGFCSAPHRFRVEVTAATTGRISRQIEIHPTGTSFILSDGDGKNVTVEMADPLDEELSGVIEVVGKVTQKATIKAVYYAPFREDKNSFDLSLYNEALRILHEFPQYYPFSVTGSS; this is encoded by the exons ATGACGTACAGCCTTGGACAACAACTGTACAATGATTTTACAATTGATTACAATCCGGAACAGTTGTCGTGGTATTCTGGGCGTGGGGGATTCTGTTCGGCGCCACACAGGTTCCGGGTGGAAGTTACTGCGGCAACAACTGGAAGGATTTCCCGCCAAATTGAG ATTCACCCCACTGGGACCTCCTTTATTCTGTCAGATGGCGATGGGAAGAATGTAACAGTGGAAATGGCTGATCCA CTCGATGAAGAATTGAGTGGAGTAATTGAAGTGGTTGGAAAGGTCACACAGAAAGCCACCATCAAGGCTGTATACTACGCCCCTTTCCGAGAGGATAAGAACAGTTTTG ATCTCAGCCTTTACAATGAAGCCCTTCGCATCTTGCATGAATTTCCCCAGTACTATCCGTTTAGTGTTACAGGCAGCAGTTGA
- the rpa3 gene encoding replication protein A 14 kDa subunit isoform X2, with protein sequence MAEILEIPRTRINTSMVSEFTGRPVCLVGRVQKIHPTGTSFILSDGDGKNVTVEMADPLDEELSGVIEVVGKVTQKATIKAVYYAPFREDKNSFDLSLYNEALRILHEFPQYYPFSVTGSS encoded by the exons ATGGCGGAGATTCTGGAGATTCCACGCACGAGGATCAACACGAGCATGGTGTCAGAGTTCACGGGGAGGCCCGTGTGCCTCGTGGGGAGAGTGCAGAAG ATTCACCCCACTGGGACCTCCTTTATTCTGTCAGATGGCGATGGGAAGAATGTAACAGTGGAAATGGCTGATCCA CTCGATGAAGAATTGAGTGGAGTAATTGAAGTGGTTGGAAAGGTCACACAGAAAGCCACCATCAAGGCTGTATACTACGCCCCTTTCCGAGAGGATAAGAACAGTTTTG ATCTCAGCCTTTACAATGAAGCCCTTCGCATCTTGCATGAATTTCCCCAGTACTATCCGTTTAGTGTTACAGGCAGCAGTTGA